A genome region from Clostridium sp. JN-9 includes the following:
- the mfd gene encoding transcription-repair coupling factor has protein sequence MRLVGITQPLKESNEFKSALANIKKNKFPLSIFGVSDSARSYLINGLYEEIDKPFLVLTHSDMEAKNLYEDLSLYIPECFYFPTKEIVFYNIDAISSDLRWERLKVLKEILKPGKKIIVSSIECLAPQYIPSEYYNNYSFEFKVGDIINLYDFSSKLIQCGYEKVELVEAKGQFSLRGGIIDIYPPTSMEPFRIELFDDEVDSIRSFNTESQRSIEKVDHVEIFPAKEIILTQDDLKYGYDCIKKDFNEMEQVFKKKKEKEAVKKLNEIVNKNLEALLETGTFENIDSYLPYFYKKRCTFFDYVKNSMIVVDDIQRCKGKLDSIYYEFEENYKSFLQRGDILSSQSNLLINKQSIIEKIESSNIITTDFISKAASILQPKSIVSFSQITLHNYHGQLDLLIEDIKDRKSKGYKTLILSGTRPRGERLVNTLRDRDIESSYKDVVRKIEPGEVIITFGSLLSGFEFPVYKVCVISDKEVFGEAKRKTSSRINKKGISKIKSFTELKPGDYVVHVNHGIGVYKGIKQLEVEGIKKDYLELSYDNEDKLYVPVEQLDLVQKYIGSEGKNPKINKLGGSEWAKAKRKVKRSIEEIAEDLVKLYAIRSTLKGFKYSKDTVWQKQFEDEFPYEETPDQLTSISEIKKDMESEKSMDRLLCGDVGYGKTEVAVRAAFKAVMDGKQVAFLVPTTILAQQHYNNFIQRFSDFPVKIEMISRFRTAAQQKATLKAVKEGNVDILIGTHRIIQKDVKFKDLGLLIIDEEQRFGVAHKEKIKSFKKNVDVLTLSATPIPRTLHMSLVGVRDISVIETPPEERYPVQTYVVEYNDQLIRDAILRELSRGGQVYFVYNRVETIQEISAYISKLVPEARVAVAHGQMGERELENVIVDFMRNEYDILVSTTIIETGMDIQNVNTMIIFDSDKMGLSQLYQLRGRVGRTNRIAYCYLTYRKDKILTEVAEKRLKAIKDFTELGSGFKIALKDLEIRGAGNMMGSAQHGHMAAIGYDLYCRMLDDTIKLVKGEISKEPVETTVELKVDAYIPSEYINDEVQKIEIYKKIAAIESYDDMMDIQDELVDRFSDIPQSVQNLMDISYIRSIGKKLGILEIKERKEEVIIIFDGKDRLNQNLSSALIKNYSKRIVFKLGEQPSFGYTMKDIKKEEKLKDLKELFEFMNKISNFS, from the coding sequence ATGAGATTGGTTGGAATTACACAACCTCTTAAGGAAAGTAATGAATTTAAATCAGCATTAGCGAATATTAAGAAGAATAAGTTTCCTCTGAGTATTTTTGGGGTTTCAGATTCGGCCAGGAGTTATTTAATAAATGGCTTGTATGAAGAAATAGACAAGCCATTCCTAGTCTTAACACATAGTGACATGGAGGCAAAAAATTTATACGAGGACTTATCCTTATACATACCAGAATGCTTTTATTTTCCCACTAAAGAGATAGTGTTTTATAATATTGATGCTATATCCAGTGACTTAAGATGGGAAAGGTTAAAAGTATTAAAAGAGATTTTAAAGCCTGGAAAGAAAATCATTGTTTCCTCAATCGAATGCCTGGCGCCGCAATATATCCCAAGTGAGTATTATAATAACTATTCCTTTGAATTTAAAGTAGGGGATATAATCAATTTATATGATTTTAGCAGCAAGTTAATCCAATGTGGATATGAGAAAGTTGAATTGGTTGAAGCTAAAGGTCAATTTTCTTTAAGGGGGGGTATAATAGATATTTACCCTCCTACTTCCATGGAACCATTTAGAATAGAACTTTTTGATGATGAAGTTGATTCCATTAGGAGCTTTAATACAGAATCTCAAAGAAGCATTGAAAAGGTTGACCATGTGGAGATATTTCCGGCAAAAGAAATTATACTGACCCAGGATGATTTAAAGTATGGTTATGACTGTATAAAAAAAGATTTCAATGAAATGGAGCAGGTTTTTAAAAAGAAGAAGGAAAAAGAGGCTGTAAAAAAGTTAAATGAAATAGTAAATAAAAATTTAGAAGCACTTTTAGAAACGGGTACATTTGAAAATATTGACAGCTATCTGCCATATTTTTATAAAAAGAGATGCACCTTTTTTGACTATGTGAAGAACAGCATGATTGTGGTAGATGATATACAAAGATGTAAGGGTAAACTTGATAGTATATATTATGAATTTGAAGAAAACTACAAAAGCTTTTTACAGAGAGGAGATATATTATCATCACAGAGCAATCTTTTAATTAATAAACAGTCTATTATTGAAAAAATTGAAAGCAGCAATATTATTACCACAGATTTTATTTCTAAGGCTGCCAGCATTTTACAACCAAAATCTATTGTAAGCTTTTCTCAAATAACATTACATAATTATCATGGCCAGCTGGATCTGTTAATAGAGGATATTAAGGATAGAAAAAGCAAAGGGTATAAAACTTTAATACTCTCTGGTACAAGACCTAGAGGAGAGAGACTTGTAAATACTTTGAGAGACAGAGACATTGAAAGTTCTTACAAAGATGTGGTAAGGAAAATAGAGCCTGGAGAAGTGATAATAACATTTGGGAGCCTTTTAAGCGGTTTTGAGTTCCCTGTTTATAAGGTATGCGTTATTTCAGATAAAGAAGTTTTTGGCGAGGCTAAAAGGAAAACTTCCTCCAGGATAAATAAAAAAGGAATAAGCAAAATTAAAAGCTTTACTGAGCTTAAACCTGGAGACTACGTAGTACATGTTAATCACGGAATTGGAGTTTATAAGGGCATAAAGCAGTTAGAGGTAGAAGGTATAAAAAAAGACTATCTGGAATTAAGCTATGATAATGAAGATAAGCTCTATGTACCAGTGGAACAGCTGGACTTAGTACAGAAGTACATAGGAAGTGAGGGAAAAAATCCAAAAATAAATAAACTGGGAGGATCTGAATGGGCTAAAGCAAAAAGAAAAGTGAAAAGGTCCATAGAAGAAATTGCAGAAGATTTAGTAAAATTATATGCTATACGTTCCACTTTAAAAGGGTTTAAATATTCAAAGGACACAGTATGGCAGAAACAATTTGAAGATGAATTCCCTTATGAGGAAACTCCAGATCAGTTAACATCAATTAGTGAAATAAAAAAAGATATGGAATCAGAAAAATCAATGGATAGACTTTTATGCGGAGATGTAGGCTATGGAAAGACAGAGGTGGCTGTTAGAGCGGCTTTTAAGGCTGTTATGGATGGAAAACAAGTTGCTTTCCTTGTTCCTACCACAATACTTGCACAGCAGCATTATAATAATTTTATACAGAGATTTTCCGATTTCCCAGTTAAAATTGAAATGATAAGCAGATTTAGAACTGCAGCACAGCAGAAAGCCACATTGAAGGCTGTTAAAGAAGGGAATGTGGATATTTTAATAGGTACCCATAGGATTATTCAAAAAGATGTTAAATTTAAAGATTTAGGGCTTTTAATAATAGATGAAGAGCAAAGATTTGGCGTTGCCCATAAAGAAAAAATCAAAAGCTTTAAGAAAAACGTAGATGTTTTAACTTTGAGCGCTACACCTATTCCAAGAACACTGCATATGTCCTTAGTTGGAGTTAGAGATATCAGCGTTATTGAAACGCCTCCTGAAGAAAGATATCCTGTACAGACTTATGTGGTGGAGTATAATGACCAGCTGATCAGAGATGCCATTTTAAGGGAACTAAGCCGTGGGGGTCAGGTGTACTTTGTATATAACAGGGTGGAGACTATTCAGGAGATTTCAGCATACATTTCAAAACTTGTACCAGAGGCTAGAGTAGCAGTGGCACACGGACAAATGGGTGAGAGAGAACTTGAAAATGTGATTGTAGATTTTATGAGAAATGAGTACGATATCTTAGTATCAACTACAATCATTGAAACTGGCATGGATATTCAAAATGTTAATACTATGATTATATTCGATTCTGATAAAATGGGCTTGTCACAGCTGTATCAGCTTAGGGGGCGTGTTGGAAGGACGAACAGGATTGCATATTGTTATTTAACTTACAGAAAGGATAAGATATTAACGGAAGTAGCTGAAAAGAGATTAAAAGCAATAAAGGACTTCACTGAACTAGGATCTGGATTTAAAATAGCTTTAAAAGACTTAGAAATAAGAGGAGCAGGAAATATGATGGGGTCTGCACAGCATGGCCATATGGCTGCTATTGGATATGATTTATACTGCAGAATGCTGGATGATACCATAAAATTAGTAAAGGGAGAAATAAGTAAAGAGCCAGTTGAAACTACTGTAGAATTAAAGGTGGATGCATATATTCCTAGTGAATATATTAATGATGAGGTTCAAAAGATAGAGATATACAAGAAAATAGCAGCAATAGAATCCTATGATGATATGATGGATATTCAGGATGAACTTGTGGATAGGTTTTCTGACATTCCTCAGTCTGTGCAAAATCTTATGGACATCTCATATATAAGAAGCATAGGAAAAAAATTAGGGATTTTAGAAATAAAGGAAAGAAAAGAAGAAGTGATTATTATTTTTGATGGAAAGGACAGACTAAATCAAAATTTATCAAGTGCTCTTATTAAAAATTATTCAAAAAGAATAGTATTTAAGCTTGGCGAACAGCCTTCCTTTGGATATACAATGAAAGACATTAAGAAAGAGGAAAAACTAAAAGATTTAAAAGAATTATTTGAGTTTATGAATAAAATATCAAATTTTAGTTAA
- the pth gene encoding aminoacyl-tRNA hydrolase, which translates to MYLIVGLGNIGREYEKTRHNVGFDTIDLLSRKYNIELNRVKFKGIYGEGYIGREKVLLLKPSTYMNLSGESVREAVNFYKIDLDKIIIIYDDISIPVGRLRIRGKGSAGGHNGIKNIILNLGTDSFPRIKIGVGQPKENLVSYVLGRFSEEERKVLDETLETALLAVEEIMETSLEEAMNKYNGYKAE; encoded by the coding sequence ATGTATCTAATAGTTGGATTAGGCAATATAGGACGAGAATATGAAAAAACAAGACATAACGTTGGATTTGATACAATTGATTTATTAAGCAGAAAGTATAATATTGAATTAAATAGGGTAAAATTTAAAGGAATATATGGAGAGGGATATATAGGCAGAGAAAAGGTTCTATTGTTGAAACCATCAACATATATGAATTTAAGTGGTGAAAGTGTCAGGGAGGCAGTAAATTTTTATAAAATTGATTTAGATAAAATAATAATAATATATGATGACATAAGCATTCCTGTAGGAAGGTTGAGAATAAGAGGCAAAGGTAGTGCAGGCGGTCATAATGGAATAAAAAATATAATATTAAACCTTGGTACAGATTCATTTCCAAGAATAAAAATTGGAGTTGGACAGCCAAAGGAAAATCTAGTTTCATATGTACTTGGAAGGTTCTCTGAAGAAGAAAGAAAGGTTTTAGATGAGACCTTAGAAACAGCATTATTGGCTGTAGAGGAAATAATGGAGACTAGTTTAGAAGAAGCAATGAATAAATATAATGGATATAAAGCGGAGTAG